GCGACTACGAAAAATGTTTCCATGCGCTTTATGACGTGGCCGACTACTTCGTGGTCAACGTCAGCTCTCCCAATACCCCTAACCTGCGGGCATTACAGGAGAAAGAACCACTGAAACAGCTGCTGCACCATCTGCAACTGCTTAACGCGCAAAAGCTGAAACCGAAACCCATCCTGTTAAAAATAGCACCGGACCTTACCAACGAACAACTGGACGATATTATCGAGATTGTACAGGAAACCAAACTGGCAGGCATTGTGGCTACCAATACCACTATCAGCCGGGAAGGACTGGCCACTCCGGCGGCCACCATCGCGGAAATGGGGGCAGGCGGACTTAGCGGGCTTCCGGTAAGGGAGAAAGCTACCGCCGTTATTAAATATATACACCAGCGCAGCCACGGCACTATTCCCATCATCGCGGCCGGCGGTATATTCACCGCGGCGGATGCACAGGAGAAACTGGACGCCGGCGCGTCCCTGGTACAAGTGTATACCGGCTTCATCTACGAAGGCCCTACCATCGTGAAGAAAATATGTGCCGGCCTGCGCAGATAAGGCAGCATCTCAAATACAACCTATATGGAACAATTTCTGACGGCTGAATCGATCATCAGCCTTTTGACGCTGGTGCTCATGGAAGTGGTATTGGGCATCGACAATGTGATCTTCGTTTCCATTGTCATGAACCGTCTGCCAGCAGAAAAACGTCCTGCGGCCCGCCGCATCTGGATGCTCACCGGCATCGCTGTACGCATTATCCTCCTCCTTTGCATCGGCTACATCGTCAGGGCCGTAAACCCGCTGTTCCACATCGGCAGCCACGGTTTCAGCCTGCGCGACCTCATCATGCTCGGTGGCGGCCTTTTCCTGCTCATCAAAACCACCCTCGAAATCCACCACAAACTGGAAGGCGAGGAAGAAACCACCGGACCAGCCGTCAACGGCAACAAACCCGCCGTCTCCATGCTCAACGTGGTAGGCCAGATCATTGTCATCGATACGGTGTTCTCCTTCGACAGTATCATCACCGCGGTAGGCCTGGCCAAACAAGTGCCCATCATGATCATCGCGGTGGTGATCGCCATGATCGTCATGTTCCTGTTCGCACCCCGCATCAGTGACTTTATCCACAAACATCCCACCCTTAAAATGCTGGCCCTTTCCTTCCTC
The Chitinophaga varians genome window above contains:
- a CDS encoding quinone-dependent dihydroorotate dehydrogenase, yielding MYQLIKKILFRAQPEKIHHTVMRGMKIIYALPFGKNVLRAFCDVKTKGLERELFGLHFSNPVGLAAGFDKDAKYIDELACLGFGFVEIGTVTPLAQPGNDQPRLFRLPADQALINRMGFNNEGAAAAAKRLRHKKSNIIVGGNIGKNKNTPNEEAVSDYEKCFHALYDVADYFVVNVSSPNTPNLRALQEKEPLKQLLHHLQLLNAQKLKPKPILLKIAPDLTNEQLDDIIEIVQETKLAGIVATNTTISREGLATPAATIAEMGAGGLSGLPVREKATAVIKYIHQRSHGTIPIIAAGGIFTAADAQEKLDAGASLVQVYTGFIYEGPTIVKKICAGLRR
- a CDS encoding TerC family protein; this translates as MEQFLTAESIISLLTLVLMEVVLGIDNVIFVSIVMNRLPAEKRPAARRIWMLTGIAVRIILLLCIGYIVRAVNPLFHIGSHGFSLRDLIMLGGGLFLLIKTTLEIHHKLEGEEETTGPAVNGNKPAVSMLNVVGQIIVIDTVFSFDSIITAVGLAKQVPIMIIAVVIAMIVMFLFAPRISDFIHKHPTLKMLALSFLVMVGAILIVEGWDAEKAHDLHLKNYVYFAMAFSFGVEMLNMRVRKGHGHPVELKEPTLKPGDKQH